The window GAGCAGATGTAGTCATCCCTCTCAGAGAGACCCTGCAGTTGGTGGGTGGCATGTGATGACACATAACCAGCAGAATGGAAAATACCACTGATAAAGTGATCATCTCCACCGTGGCTGATGGCCCAAAACTACGGAGGAGTCTGATAAGCTGtgtttgacaaaacattttccattAACTTCATTCATGTATAGACTCAAGGGCCCTCTTTGTTCCTACAAACAGTTCCCTCTCATCATTGCAGACTTAAAGGCATGTCAGTCGCAAATTACTGTAACAGCCGTGTAATTATTGTAGGATATTTGACCATGGCTTTAGTACATATGTTTTCAAAATTACAACCACATTTTCCTTAACATCCCATAATATATCTTCCTGTCACAAAGAAGATTTTAACATTTCTCCTCCGCTGCATTGTTCCGAGGAATGCTTTCTCTTTGCTTCCTGGGGAGAATAAACATGTTGAAGATAATTTTTTCCACTAATATTTCACTTCCTTTATCATTTGCCAGAATCAGTGAAAGTATTagttttgtttctgctgcaaaAACATTTCCCTCTTTCAGTTTTGTGCCATGTTTTGTGCCAGAAAATTTATCAGAAGGTCTGACCAATTGgcagaaaccaaaaaaatgcaTTGAAGAGGCCAGAACAGGTTGTCCATCTTCTTAGTACATTGGTCTTgcttatttaaataaattatattaatgtCTCAAAGTTATGTGGCAATAATGTATCAATGCTAAAATGCtacatttagcattttaaatgtttgtaataGAGATTTATGCAACGgaaattcacttttttcttcttcccccACACAAGCACGTCAGAGGAGTCAGAATGACACACGTGCACCATCCGCAGGGATTGACAAAAGCCCCATACCACACAGGATAGAGCAGGGAGAAAGCTGTTGCAATTTCATACATGCTGTGACTCTTTTGCCTCAACAGTGAGCCCAGCTCTAACCTCAATGTGCGTCAAACACCAGGCTATAAAAATTCTCGTCCACACAGTGCATTATGGTCACAGCACAACCCCCATCTGTCAGCATCCCTCTGCTAATACAGAACTGTTTAAGGTTGACTTTTTATCTGTAAGCTGAGTGTATGCTTAGGCAAAAGAGGAGGTGATTGCTCAAGGCTTTCTGACTTAAGTGCAACAATATTGTTAAGTTTCAGTCTCCCTGTCAATAGTTCAGTCCTATTCATCAGCATGCCAGCTCAGAGTGGACCATTCCATGTGTTTGAAAAGGAAAGAACTGCACATCTTTGTCATGggataaaaataaagacaaaggtTTTATGCCATGAGTCTGTTTAATGTGTTCAGCTGACTAGAATTGGGAGATTGAGTACACTAAAGATTAGGGAAAAGGCCAACTTTCAGGCACTTTGTTCAGTACAGTTCCTTGTTCTGGATATTCTCTGTTGGGTTCTATTTATGGCTCTGTATGGGAATGTGGGGGAGAGTAGGGAAAAGGGATAAGTAACATTAGACAGTGAGCCTGTCTGTGTTTGGATAAGAACAGAAATagccttttgtgttttctgtggtttGAAAATCTACTAGTGTGCAGATAAAGTTTCTATAGGTGATGTTTGCCGTCACCTCAAACACAAAGAAGAGAATTAGACAGAAAATGCTTCTTATCTTGACCGTTGGCAATAAAATCCAAAATCTGccatcatacagtatatgtctagCTAAAAAACCTTGAAAGAAAGTCAGAATTGGTTGATATTTAGTGACTACATAAATTAGTTACTGTAAGAAGCACGTTCAACAGTGTACCTCATCACCCCGGATGACCTCTTCTCCATCTGTCGGTCGTGCCTGGTTGGTCCTCTGCCTCAGCTCCCGCTCTGCTGCAGACAGCTCCTCCCTCGCTTCCTGAAGCTCCTCTGCCTTCGCCTCCTTCCTACGAATGATGATGGACGCCTGCAAGAATCACATTACATTGGAAATATAAACATGATATAAGAGTTGCTGCTGAGTGACTTTTCACTCATTGGAGAGTGAATGTAAGAGAGCAATGATGATACTAATAGGGTAGGAAATATCAGCTCATAAAAAAAGCTTTGCATTAGAATGAAACCTTAAATCTACAGGCACTCTTGTACAGAGGTAGAAAAACAGTGGATAGGAGCTAGAGAAAGACATTGTAGTAACACTACAGAGAGTCTACAGCTTCACTAGCAGCTCTGCGAGGCTGTACTTGATTTAAATGCtcacatcagcatgctaacaggctcataataataatgctagcatgttgatgCTCAGCAGATATAATGTTCACTGTGTGGGTTTGGTGTGTTGGCAggcaaacatttgcttgttAGCACTAAACACTAAAGAACAgctaaggctgatgggaatgtcattagtctTGTgggtatttgatcataaaccaaagtattggacaaatgaTAGCATAAGATGAAGTCAGgggatcaaagttattacaattaattttctgaggGGCTATGAATCTGTGTACTAAATTTCACAGCCAATAGTAATCGAGATATTTAAATAAAGAACTAaaaaagtcaacctcatggCAGTGCTAGAGGAAAGGTAAGAGGATCAACAAAGTCATCAGACTACATTGTCTGGGAATGAACTTTTGTGCGAATACATCAAGTAGACATTGAGCTATCACAGCATACATGacaactttgacctgctgctggCGCAAGAGGAATAGTCAAAGTCGTTAGAATgtatcctctggggaccatgaatgtccgTTGTTAATTTCACAGCAATCTAATTAATAGTTGTAGAAATAgttcactctgaaccacaaatgttaACCTAATGGTGGCGCTACTGAAAAAGGTTCACCAATGTCAGTAAGATTCACCCTCGAGGGATCATGAATGTTAGTACAAGATTTCATTGCAATCAATcagatagttgttgagatattttagtctgggCCAACATGGTGAACTgattgacagacagacattgtcATCCCTAGAAGCatgccgctagcatggctgaaaaCCAGCAAACTGTTTGTAGTGTAGACTAAAATTGAGATACAGTTCTTAAACAAGTTTATTATGATataatttatgtatatattaaaacaGTAAACTGCTTTTAACCACAGCTTTCTCCTCAAGACTTGACTGTACACAcattgtacatacagtacacttcctaaaaataaaaaccttcaaTTTCACAATCATCAAAGATGAACTATCAGCCTCTGTTATCTCTGCCTTgttaaagcaacaaaacaaatgaataaataatccAATATATCAAGGCACTGACCTTCTCTAACATAAATTAACCTGCTGGTGAACCTTTGCAAGACGCCTCATCCTTACCATCGCACTGCATCAGTCAGCACCCACAGGGCCCAGTGCACAAGAGCCAAAAGAGACAAAATAGATGAAAGACATCAAAGAAAGCCAACAAAGTCAACACCTGTTGCCTGTAAAGTGTCAGTTTGTCATCCATTGGATCATTTCTCATCATCTTCTTTTCAATCAGCTGGTTTATCTGAGAATCGACTTCTTTAATCTGTAAAAGCGGAAATTACAGAACTCTCAGAAACTGACACATCAGAAATTTGCAATGATAAATATGTGCAGAATTCACAACCACATCCTGGTTTTGACCTTGTCCTCCAGCTCCTGGAGATCCGCCTGGCCCATGGCAGGCTCTGACGACACCTTCTGAAGGTACTGCACTGTATGCCTCATACCCTCCAGCTCTTTGGGGAGTTTCTCAGAGACCATGTAGGAGTTGATCTTGATCTCCTCTTCAAGCCTCTTCATTAAGCCTGAAAAAGACAAGAGTGCTTTTAATGAAAGCACTTTGAGCTTAAAGTGGTTGAAAGCCCATCAGGCTCTGATTACTTGAGTCAAGCTGAATATCACTACTATATGCAAAGCtactgaaaatatgaaaaaaccCACAACAATTATCTTGTGGTAAAAATACTGATATTAAAATACtctttaattaatttcattgttGAGAAGTAATTACTTGTTCTGAACAGAGTACTTATAAATGTCATCATTGTTGGATTAGTATTCAAAGTACTTTTTCAAAGTATTTGTGATAAGTGACTTTAATTGCCCAGATTCACCTCAGTCTGCATTGCACAGATCTTTTTAGAAACTGCAAATGTGTAAATCTCTCCTCTGACTGAAGATGAGAACAAAAGGAGATAATTTAAACATCAGATAAGCTCTATGATAGCACTTCAAAGATCAGCATAATTAGAGAGTCTCAACAGATGAATGCCTATTAACTGGGAGACCCCCTAACACTCTCCTGTGTCCTTGAACTTCCATCCAGCTGTGCCCTGCAGAGGCAACACCAGGACATGGGTACTCACTCTCTGGATTGGCATCTGCTGCCGCCTGTCGCATAtccttcagctgctgctgcgATCTCTGTAGTCTCTGCTCTGCCTGGAAAAGCTGAACACATGCAAATGATTACTAATACAGGTAAGCTGGGAAAATGTACATGCAATACCTAGTTTTAGGGTTGCGAGTATCAATTGATCTTTCCATTATTTTTTCGATTAATATatgaattgtttggtctataaaatgtcataacaGAATGAAAAATGTCCAGCATGTCgtcccagagcccaagatggcatcttcaaattacttgttttgtcccaaaGGCAAAAAAACAGCAAGTTGAGAAGCTGGGAGTAGTGAATTTGTAGTGTTTGGGTAATAAAAATGACtacaacaatgaatcaattttcaaaattgttGACAAACCCTACAATGTTGGCTCAATTCAATGTCTCTATAGAAGTATTTCAAAGCTGTTTGCTCACCCAAACTTGATTACTCACaattgacattttaatgtctGGAAAATTTGTAGCTgaaaatttatttgaaaaaaggCTGTACTTTTTCCAGGCAGTTGCAAAATATTTCAGTAATGATTACAAAGTTATCTGTTGTTTATGATTATGCCAAACAAAGTACAAGAAGCAAGAGATCTTATAGTGCAAGATGTTTAAAAGGCTTTGAGCATGATAACAATCAGGTAAACAGTTACATCAGCTGAGatacttttgtcttttcagtcCTCCAAAGCACAGCAGACAGCACATTGTTTCACTGGTTTATGACGCCTCTGTAATATATACAGAGGTGAAGATGTTGCAATGATAAATAACAAGAGTTTACTTGATTCTTTTGCTCTTGCTTCTGGTGAGCCAGtgactcctctctctccttctccactcGCAGCTGCCTGGCCTGTTCCAGCATCCGTTGATGGTTGGACACTGACTCCACCTAGTGGATCAAAAAATTCACATGATGACAGTGTTTGATGGCAGGCTGTCACATGGTCAGCAGAAATAACCACGCACCTCTGACAAGAGTTAGGTTTCACCTTTTGGCAGGGCCTATATGTAAGACCCATTAAATCAACACCTCATTACTTCACAGCCTTGTTAAGACAGACTTGCAGCCTGTCAGATCCCTGTCAGGCTATTAGAGAAGCTGATAATATATGTCTGTGGTCATGTTTTCATTCCTCAGTGGATCCTAAAGCCTTCCAAGCATTACAAGAGCGAAAGGGGCCTCTCAGGGTTGTCAGACTTACCCTCTTCTTCAACCTCTCCACACGTTTGATTAGTTggtctttctcctcctccattgCACTAATGTCCTGTTATCGAAGGAAAGAATGATTATTTTATAGTACTGGACATACTAAAATAAGAAAAGGtggattattttattatttacatatcAGAGAAACATTATATATAACCGCTGAACAAAATCATgttaattagggctgcaactattttcattattgatgaatctgtcAGAAAAATACTAACATCACAATATGTGCTACattattatcatagaggacaAAGCAAACCAGCAAATATgcaaatttgagaagctgaaaccagtaTTATTATTTgggtatttttgctttaaaattaCTTAAAGAATTGGTTAGttaattatttttctgacaATCAACTAATAGATTACTTGAGTAATCATTTCACCTCTGATGTCAATGCTGACAGTTTTATACTGAGAAAGCTTAGTCTCAGTAACTTCTACTAAACAATGATTATAAAAGGTTGACTGTTTTGTTTACCCTCCTGATTTCTGCTGTGGAGAAGCCTGAAATCCTCAGCTGCTCACACTCCTTGTGATACGTCTTAAATCCTTCCACCAGCTCTTCATACTGTGAGTGCACAACATTAATGCATCCTCTCTTTTGCCTTTTAGTTTATTAACACATTCAATAACTAGGAAATTACATGTTGATGGTAtgtgtgatatacagtattgaTGCACCTGGTGATAGGTGTCATTGATGACATCATCCTGCAGGAACTCTGCAGGCACCTCAAGTTTAACTAGAAAACGAGCCAAGTAAGCCCTCTTCTTCAGCTCAGGGACCCTCTGTAGCAGCCAGTGGAGGATAGGGTGGACCACCGGCTTGCTGCCAATCACCAGGCCCTGTCTGAAGCTGCTCCTGTGTGAGGCCAGAGAAGACATTGTGTGCATTGTGATAAAAAATATCCCACAGAATAGAAATACAGAGAGCTTCACTATATGACGTGGGGATATTTCAGTTCTCATTGACCACAGTAACTTACACATCGGATTGGTTGCCAGGAGGTTTGTATTTCAGCATCCCCAGCAGAGCACACATTCTCTTCACGGTTTGTTCAGGCATTTCCTCACGGATATCTAAAGCTTGCTGAAAACAAGCAGAGCAGTGGGAAGTAAACTGCTGCAGCACTG is drawn from Thunnus albacares chromosome 2, fThuAlb1.1, whole genome shotgun sequence and contains these coding sequences:
- the ift81 gene encoding intraflagellar transport protein 81 homolog translates to MSEQLKFIVEQLNKDPFKKNFNLITFDSLEPMQLLQILNDVLAEIDPKQALDIREEMPEQTVKRMCALLGMLKYKPPGNQSDVSSFRQGLVIGSKPVVHPILHWLLQRVPELKKRAYLARFLVKLEVPAEFLQDDVINDTYHQYEELVEGFKTYHKECEQLRISGFSTAEIRRDISAMEEEKDQLIKRVERLKKRVESVSNHQRMLEQARQLRVEKEREESLAHQKQEQKNQLFQAEQRLQRSQQQLKDMRQAAADANPESLMKRLEEEIKINSYMVSEKLPKELEGMRHTVQYLQKVSSEPAMGQADLQELEDKIKEVDSQINQLIEKKMMRNDPMDDKLTLYRQQASIIIRRKEAKAEELQEAREELSAAERELRQRTNQARPTDGEEVIRGDELKRLVGKLRSKGTLYKKKRQEISELKAEYGVLQRTEEILKQRHETVQQKLQTVEAEKGISGYSNTQEELERVSAIKSELDEKKGRTLDDMSEMVKKLNSMIVEKKSALAPIIKELRSLRQRCQELSQEYDEKKAQYESCAAGLESNRSKLEQEVKALREETAQEENRYHHINCMSEIIEMQIQRAAEEMKAYVSSDPQERKKAIREVYMKNIAEQELLGKKLREKQKMVRESHGANMEQMKMWRDLEQLMECKRQCFIRAQSQASIGQVIQEGGEDRLVL